ATCTATATTTAATTGTTGGGCTCTCATCCCTGTAGCAGCAGTCCATAGTGCTCTCATAGTAACCCCTCCTTATACTTTTATACTCTTCCTATTTCATTAGAAACTTTCTCCAGCATCTCATCTTGGGCTCTAACAGCCCTCTGTGAAGCTTCAAAATCCCTTAAAAGAGTAATCATCTCCACCATCTCACTTATGGCATTTACATTGGAACCTTCTAAAAATCCTTGCAACACTTGCCCTTCAAAGGGCTCTTCTTCTGCTGGTATCTCTTCTCCATTTCTATCTAAAGCCATCCTATATAAATTATCGCCTATTTTTCTTAAAAATTCTTTATTGCCTATATTTACTACATTTATAGTACCTACTTCATCACCATCTACTCTAACTACTCCATTGCCATCTATTTCTACATCTTCTCCATCAATTTCTATTGGACCATTAGTCCCTATGACTATTTCCCCTTTTAATGTAGACAAATATCCATCTTCATTTACAATAAAGGAACCATCTCTAGTATAATAGGTTGTCCCATCTTCTCCTTGAACTTGAAAAAACCCATCTCCTAATAAAGCTAAATCAAAAGTTCCTCCTGTTTCTATTAATTCTCCAGGAGAATAATCAGTAACTATTCTTTTAAAATTAACTCCTGCATTCATAGTTCCTATAACATGGGAAGGGGGAAAATATACTATCTGTTCAAGTAATGCTTCCAAATTTCCAGTTCCTTGAACACGGTTTCCTGTCCTATCAATTATGTAATTTTCGTAATCAGTTTTATATTCTCCTCTATCGTCCCTATAGTATGTTTTTAAGTATCCATCATCATCTATTGTAAATTGAATTTCTTTAACATAGCTCTTTTCTCCATATGGTGTTCTAACTACAAAATATCCTTTTTGAGTTCTAGCTCTATGCACATCTCCATCTTGTTCATAATCTATTTCATTTTCGCCTATTCCTCTTATTTTAGGTCTTTTATCATTTATCCTGGATAATAATTTTTCTGGGAAAGTTTCCATCAAAGATATATCTTTTTTATATCCTGTAGTATTTACATTAGCTAAATTATTAGCTAAAACATCTAATCTCTTTTGATTAGCAACTAAAGATGTAGCACTAATATAGAGTCCTCGATTCATTAAAATCTCCTTCCTAAGTTAATATTTGTTCATTTATAATTATCGTCAAAAAAATATAAACTTTAATAGTTATTTGTACCTATAGAATCAGAATTTACTAAATCATTTTCCATTAAATCCACCCAATCTAAAGCTTTTCCTGTACCTATAGCTACAGCACTTATAGGATCATCTGCAATATTTACTTCAATTTTTGTTTTAGAGGTAATTAATTTATCCATACCATGTAACAATGCTCCTCCTCCAGTCATAAGTATACCTTTATTCCCTATATCTGCTGCTAATTCTGGAGGAGTTCTTTCTAATACAAAGTGAATAGTTTCAACTATTTGATATAGGGGCTCTTCCATAGCTTCCAATAATTCATCTGAAGATACAGTTATAGTCTTTGGTAAACCTGTTAATAAATTTCTTCCCCTTACTTCCATAAATACATCCTTTTCTCTAGGAAATGCTGTACCTATATTGATTTTTAAATCCTCTGCTGTTCTTTCCCCTATCATCACATTATGTTTTTTTCTTATGTAGCGAATTATTGCTTCATCACAATCATCTCCTGCTATTTTTATGGAACGAGAAATCACTATACCTCCTAAAGATATTACAGCTACATCTGTAGTACCTCCACCTATATCTACAATCATATTCCCATTCGGTTCTGTTATATCTACTCCTGCACCAATAGCAGCAGCAATAGGCTCTTCTATTAGAAAAGTTTTACTTGCTCCTGCATGGATACTAGCTTCCAATACTGCTCTTTTTTCCACTTCAGTTACTCCACTAGGCACGCATATTATAACTCTTGGTTTAAAAATAGATTTACCTACCGCCTTATTTATAAAATATTTCAACATCCTTTCAGTTATTTGATAATCAGATATTACTCCATCTTTCATAGGTCTTAAAGCTATTATATTTCCCGGAGTTCGCCCCAACATTTTTCGTGCTTCTTCACCCACTGCTAAAAATTTACCACTAGCTTGATCTATAGCAACTACAGAGGGTTCATTCAAAACTATACCTTTATTTTTTGCATAGACTAATATACTTGCTGTTCCTAAATCTATGCCTAAATCAGTCCTAAAAAAAGCCATATTTGTTTCCCCCTTTTTATCATCTACTACATAGTAATAGTATATCATAATATATTCTATATAATTAATATATCATAACATATAAATATTTCTACAAAAATCCAAAATATCCTTCTTAAGTATATAAAATTTTCAAAAAATAAAAGGTCCCTAAGGGGTATACCCTTAAGAACCTATTACTCGCTTGCAGCCTTATATTTTAATTTAGTTGCTTTACCACCTCTAATATGTCTCTCAGCTTTATTTTGTTCTAAAACCTGCTTTACCATAGAGGCTATAAGAGGGTTTATCTTTGGGAGCCTTTCAGTAACATCCTTGTGAACAGTGCTTTTAGATACACCAAATACACTTGCTGCTTGACGAACAGTAGCCTTTTCGCTTATTATGTACTTTGCAATTTCTAGTGCCCTTTCTTCTATATAATCCTTCACTTATAATTAACCCCCTTTAAACTTAATTTTGGGTTTTTTAATCTTTTATAAATACTTATGCACATTGACTTTCTATTAGAACAAATATATGCTATTGAAATTGGCTAAATACTGGTAACACTTCCATTGGATCTATGTTTATACCATTTTCTATAACTTCAAAATGTAAATGAGGTTCCATCATCATCTCAATAGCAGCTGTATTTCCCACTTTTGATATTGGTTCTCCTTTAGCAATTTTCTGCCCTTTTACTACCATATCCTTCGTAGCTAAATTTGCATATTTAGTCATAAGCCCTTCTCCATGATCCATTATTATTACTATTCCCCAAAGTTTATCTTCATATACCTCCATTATGGTACCAGATAAAGCTGCTTTAACTTCTGCACCTTCTTCAGCTAATATATCTATGCCTTTATGACTGGTCCATTTTTCTAATGTTTCAGAATAAATTAGGTTGTCAGTAGTAAATATAGTACTTATTTTTCCATCTACTGGGGGTGTCATAAGCATATCCTCTAAAGGTTCTTTTTCCTCTATTACAAGTTTTAGTTCTTCTTCTTGTTGCTCTTGTTGCTCTTGTTGCTCTTGTTGCTCTTGTTGTTCTTCTTCATTTTCTTCTTCTTTTTCCTCTTCTCTTTCCCCTAAAGTTTCTGTATATCTTCTTTTTAAATATTCCTCAGGGATAAACTCCTCCATATGGGTGCTTTCCATAGAAGGTTCTTTTTTTTCTTCATCTACTATAGTGAATTCTTCTTTATGTGATATATTTTCTTTTTTATCTTTATTTTCTTTATTAATCCTAGCTGCTATTACAACTAAAATACCTATACAAATAAATAAAATAATATGAAATCCATTTTTCTCCATAAACTTTTTCATTTCTCCACCTCCACTAACTATTATTTCCACATATATCTATTTAATACATTTTACATAAAAAAATCCTGGGTTTATAACCAGGACTAAAATAAGTGGAAAAGATTCACTATCACACTAATTTTTATTTTCAGTTTTGTTTTCTCCTTTGTGTAATGTAAATTGCCCAATTTCCACTCCTGTATAAAAATGTTTTAATATTTCTTCATAATTACTGCCTTTTTTAGCCATTCCATTGGCTCCCCATTGGCTCATACCTACTCCATGACCATATCCAATGGTTTCTATTTCCACTATATTTGTCTTAGGATTATATGTTATGGTAAAATTGGTTGAATTTAATTCAAACAAATCTCTTATTTCTCGTCCATTTACTACTGTACCGTCTATGGCTATTTTTTTTATCCTACCTGATTTAGTCTTTTCTACTAATTTTATTTTTTCTCCTAAGTTCTCTTTGGTAATATTAGAACCCGGATATTTCATTAGAAGCTTTTTTATAAATTCATCTCCTGTTAAAGTTACTATTGTTTTAAATTTAGGTGCTTCTTCTTCAAAGGGGCTCGGTACAGGTTTTAAATAAGGTCTGTCTATTTGGAATACATCCAAAGCATCCTCTGTCATTCCTCCACTTGTTGAATGATATAATGGTTCTATTAGATCTCCATCATAGTATAATACTTGCCCTTCTGTGGATTTTACTGCTTCTTCTATTTTAGGCCAATATTTTTTTTCCCAATCCTTAGGGTGCATTGATTTTAATTCCTCAAAAGTCAAATATGCCTGGCAATGGATACCAGTACAAATTGGAGCCTCTATATGATCAGGGTGCCCATCAGGGAAATTTAAACTTCTATGTAAAGCATAAGTTCTGCTAGCAACAGCTTGAGCTTTTAATGCTTCTATATGAAATTCTGCTGGCATCTCTGCTGCTACTACTCCTTTTACATATTCCTCTAAATTCATAGTATGAACTTTATTATTTCTAGTATCATATACTTTTATATTTCCATCTAATAATATTTCCTCAATCTCTCCTTTTGTCCACTTTTGTTGCTCCTTTTTTATTTCCTTTTCAAATTCATTAGAATCCATATTGATTTTATCTTCTATAGGTACAAATTTAAAGGTTTTAACTATGGCAGTTGGAAGAATTATGGTAACAATTAAAAATATTACAGTATATATACCAAATTTTTTCATCGTTTCCCCCTTCCTTAACTTAAGTATAAAATATAATATGCCTGGAAGAGTAAAATTATAACAAAAAAAGCGCATACGCGCTTTTTTAACTAAATAGACTAATTTAAAATTTATAAGGCATCAAATTAAAATTAAATATTATGTATTAATGCCTATTTTTCAACTCTATATATATTCGCTCCTAATCTTTTAAATTTTTCCTCTATCTTTTCATAGCCTCTATCTATATGGTATACATCTCCTATTTCAGTTATTCCATCAGCAACTAACCCTGCCAATACTAATGCTGCTCCTGCCCTTAAATCAGTAGCTTTAACTGGAGCTCCCATAAGGCTATCTACTCCTTGTATAATTGCAGATCTGCCATCTATCTTTATATCTGCACCCATTCTTTTTAATTCGTCTACATGCATAAATCTATTCTCAAATACAGTCTCTATTACAACACTAGTCCCTTCACAAATGGTCATCAATGCCATAAATTGAGCTTGCATGTCTGTAGGAAAACCTGGATAAGGCAATGTTTTAATATCTGTAGCCTTTAGTTTATCCGTTCCCACTACTCTTATGCTATCTCCATTTTCATATACTTTACAACCTACTTCTCTTAATTTTGCAATCACTGGCTTAATATGGTTCGAAATTACATTTTCAACCACCACATCTCCCTTAGTTATAGCACCAGCTACCATAAAAGTTCCAGCTTCTATTCTATCAGGAATTACAGAATGAGTAGCTCCTCCTAATTTTTTTACTCCCTTTATTTTAATAGTACTAGTACCAGCACCTTTAACATCTGCACCTAATTTATTTAAAAAATTAGATAAGTCCACTATTTCTGGTTCCATAGCAGCATTGTCTATTATAGTTTCCCCTTCAGCCATTACTGCTGCCATCATTATATTTTCTGTAGCCCCAACACTGGGAAAATCTAAATATATCCTATCTCCTACTAACCTTTTAGCATAAGCACCAATATTTCCATGATCCACATCTATCTCTGCTCCTAGAGCTTTAAAACCTTTTAAATGCAAATCTATCGGTCTAGTACCAATGGCACATCCTCCTGGTAGAGAAGTTTTAGTTTTTCCCAGGCGGGTCAATAAAGGCCCCATAACCAAAAAAGAAGCTCTCATTTTACTCATAAGTTCATAAGGAGTTTCATAATTATCTATATTTTTTGAATTAATCTTAATTATTCCTTCATCCAAAAATTCTACTTTTGCTCCAAGACATGTCAATACTTCACATATTACATCTACATCCTTCAATCTTGGCACTTCTTCTAATATTATATCTTCTGTCCCCAATAGTGAGGCAGCTAAAATTGGCAATGCAGAATTTTTAGCACCACTTACTCTTACATTTCCTTTCAATGGAGGACTTTTTTCCACCATTATCTTATCCAAGCAAATCCCCTCCTACTTCTAATAGCCAATAGTAATTATAGGTGTTCCTATCCAAATATAACTTTTACCTTCTTCTTCATCATATCTTATTGCAATATTTAAATTCATTTTGTTGCTACCTGTATATATATAATCTTCAATATAAGGAGTATATATTGAAAAACTTAGTATTTCTTGATCCTTATACTTTTCTATTATTTTTCCTTTATAATTTTTAACTCCTTTTAATATCATATTTTCTCTTTCATTTAATTTTAAATTATCATTAAAAGTTCCAACTATACAAGTAGTAATACTTATAGGTTTATCATAGTTATAAAATATTTTTTCTATCTTTTCTATTATATCATTAATTTCAACAAATTGCTCCCTTTTTATTAAATTAATAAATAAAGATGTTTCCTTTATATCTTCATCTTTGTAGGAGGATAATGTAAATGTCAGTTGATTTTTGTCATTATCGTAACCTTGAACTATTAATTGAATAAATCCTTTTTCTTCTACCCATTCCTCCCAATAATTTTGTTCATCCAAATTATTAATC
This portion of the Keratinibaculum paraultunense genome encodes:
- a CDS encoding flagellar hook-basal body protein, encoding MNRGLYISATSLVANQKRLDVLANNLANVNTTGYKKDISLMETFPEKLLSRINDKRPKIRGIGENEIDYEQDGDVHRARTQKGYFVVRTPYGEKSYVKEIQFTIDDDGYLKTYYRDDRGEYKTDYENYIIDRTGNRVQGTGNLEALLEQIVYFPPSHVIGTMNAGVNFKRIVTDYSPGELIETGGTFDLALLGDGFFQVQGEDGTTYYTRDGSFIVNEDGYLSTLKGEIVIGTNGPIEIDGEDVEIDGNGVVRVDGDEVGTINVVNIGNKEFLRKIGDNLYRMALDRNGEEIPAEEEPFEGQVLQGFLEGSNVNAISEMVEMITLLRDFEASQRAVRAQDEMLEKVSNEIGRV
- a CDS encoding YwmB family TATA-box binding protein is translated as MKKFKCLILLGIVIFLSIPIVSLSKGNIEEENLLMEILRDLGGNFVEGDVDIGGVIIEDFVGKEDLKHIGDGIIEELEINNLDEQNYWEEWVEEKGFIQLIVQGYDNDKNQLTFTLSSYKDEDIKETSLFINLIKREQFVEINDIIEKIEKIFYNYDKPISITTCIVGTFNDNLKLNERENMILKGVKNYKGKIIEKYKDQEILSFSIYTPYIEDYIYTGSNKMNLNIAIRYDEEEGKSYIWIGTPIITIGY
- the spoIIID gene encoding sporulation transcriptional regulator SpoIIID, producing the protein MKDYIEERALEIAKYIISEKATVRQAASVFGVSKSTVHKDVTERLPKINPLIASMVKQVLEQNKAERHIRGGKATKLKYKAASE
- the murA gene encoding UDP-N-acetylglucosamine 1-carboxyvinyltransferase, with translation MDKIMVEKSPPLKGNVRVSGAKNSALPILAASLLGTEDIILEEVPRLKDVDVICEVLTCLGAKVEFLDEGIIKINSKNIDNYETPYELMSKMRASFLVMGPLLTRLGKTKTSLPGGCAIGTRPIDLHLKGFKALGAEIDVDHGNIGAYAKRLVGDRIYLDFPSVGATENIMMAAVMAEGETIIDNAAMEPEIVDLSNFLNKLGADVKGAGTSTIKIKGVKKLGGATHSVIPDRIEAGTFMVAGAITKGDVVVENVISNHIKPVIAKLREVGCKVYENGDSIRVVGTDKLKATDIKTLPYPGFPTDMQAQFMALMTICEGTSVVIETVFENRFMHVDELKRMGADIKIDGRSAIIQGVDSLMGAPVKATDLRAGAALVLAGLVADGITEIGDVYHIDRGYEKIEEKFKRLGANIYRVEK
- a CDS encoding rod shape-determining protein — protein: MAFFRTDLGIDLGTASILVYAKNKGIVLNEPSVVAIDQASGKFLAVGEEARKMLGRTPGNIIALRPMKDGVISDYQITERMLKYFINKAVGKSIFKPRVIICVPSGVTEVEKRAVLEASIHAGASKTFLIEEPIAAAIGAGVDITEPNGNMIVDIGGGTTDVAVISLGGIVISRSIKIAGDDCDEAIIRYIRKKHNVMIGERTAEDLKINIGTAFPREKDVFMEVRGRNLLTGLPKTITVSSDELLEAMEEPLYQIVETIHFVLERTPPELAADIGNKGILMTGGGALLHGMDKLITSKTKIEVNIADDPISAVAIGTGKALDWVDLMENDLVNSDSIGTNNY
- a CDS encoding M23 family metallopeptidase, translating into MKKFMEKNGFHIILFICIGILVVIAARINKENKDKKENISHKEEFTIVDEEKKEPSMESTHMEEFIPEEYLKRRYTETLGEREEEKEEENEEEQQEQQEQQEQQEQQEEELKLVIEEKEPLEDMLMTPPVDGKISTIFTTDNLIYSETLEKWTSHKGIDILAEEGAEVKAALSGTIMEVYEDKLWGIVIIMDHGEGLMTKYANLATKDMVVKGQKIAKGEPISKVGNTAAIEMMMEPHLHFEVIENGINIDPMEVLPVFSQFQ
- the spoIID gene encoding stage II sporulation protein D, whose translation is MKKFGIYTVIFLIVTIILPTAIVKTFKFVPIEDKINMDSNEFEKEIKKEQQKWTKGEIEEILLDGNIKVYDTRNNKVHTMNLEEYVKGVVAAEMPAEFHIEALKAQAVASRTYALHRSLNFPDGHPDHIEAPICTGIHCQAYLTFEELKSMHPKDWEKKYWPKIEEAVKSTEGQVLYYDGDLIEPLYHSTSGGMTEDALDVFQIDRPYLKPVPSPFEEEAPKFKTIVTLTGDEFIKKLLMKYPGSNITKENLGEKIKLVEKTKSGRIKKIAIDGTVVNGREIRDLFELNSTNFTITYNPKTNIVEIETIGYGHGVGMSQWGANGMAKKGSNYEEILKHFYTGVEIGQFTLHKGENKTENKN